In Lotus japonicus ecotype B-129 chromosome 5, LjGifu_v1.2, one genomic interval encodes:
- the LOC130717350 gene encoding probable protein phosphatase 2C 33: protein MGSCLSGLGLGSGSSPAPPSPSPSPCESSTSTSTSTSTSTSTSTAAADYNVEIRLHRVRGRLVLNGSSHVASLFSKQGRKGINQDAMLLWENFRSMEDTVFCGVFDGHGPYGHMVAKKVRDSFPLKLMAQCEYMDDLDLSDGHGLINDNDIHGINFVKLRQSFSKACKIMDKQLKLHHHSDCYCSGTTAVTLLKQGHHLVIANVGDSRAVLATRDQHDDSIFAHQLTTDFKPNLPREAERIRLCKGRVFAIEKEPQVARVWLPNVDAPGLAMTRAFGDFCLKDYGVISVPDVSHHRLTEKDEFVVLATDGVWDVLSNKEVVGIVASAPRSSAAKVLVESAVQAWRTKLPTSKVDDCSVVCLFFDTHANLNSANNINNLIPEASINHSDTVVQKSPPYREGGDKEITVVT from the exons ATGGGATCATGCCTCtcaggtttgggtttgggttcagGTTCATCTCCtgctcctccttctccttctccttctccttgtGAATCATCCACATCCACATCCACATCCACATCCACATCCACATCCACATCCACCGCTGCTGCTGATTATAACGTCGAAATACGGTTGCACAGAGTTCGTGGCAGACTCGTCTTGAACGGATCCTCCCACGTTGCATCCTTGTTCTCTAAGCAAGGAAGAAAAGGGATCAACCAGGATGCTATGCTTCTTTGGGAG AACTTTCGTTCAATGGAGGACACCGTTTTTTGTGGTGTTTTTGATGGCCATGGACCTTATGGCCATATGGTTGCCAAGAAAGTCAGGGATTCTTTCCCTTTAAAGCTCATGGCTCAATGTGAATACATGGATGATCTTGATCTTTCAGATGGACATGGACTCATCAATGATAATGATATTCATGGGATTAATTTTGTTAAACTAAGACAATCATTTTCAAAGGCATGTAAGATTATGGACAAACAACTCAAACTGCACCATCATAGTGATTGCTATTGCAGTGGTACTACAGCAGTCACCTTGCTCAAGCAGGGGCACCACCTTGTTATTGCAAATGTCGGGGACTCCAGAGCTGTATTGGCTACCCGAGATCAACATGATGATTCTATTTTTGCTCATCAGTTGACCACTGACTTTAAGCCAAATCTTCCAA GGGAAGCAGAGAGGATCAGGCTTTGTAAAGGAAGGGTGTTTGCCATTGAGAAAGAACCACAAGTTGCTCGAGTTTGGTTGCCTAACGTTGATGCCCCTGGCCTTGCTATGACACGGGCTTTTGGAGATTTTTGCCTGAAGGACTACGGCGTCATCTCTGTTCCTGATGTCTCACATCACCGCCTCACTGAGAAAGATGAATTTGTTGTATTAGCCACAGATGGG GTTTGGGATGTTTTATCAAACAAAGAGGTTGTGGGGATTGTGGCATCTGCTCCACGGTCTTCTGCAGCTAAAGTACTGGTTGAATCAGCCGTTCAAGCATGGAGGACGAAGCTTCCCACTTCTAAGGTTGATGATTGCTCTGTAGTTTGCCTCTTCTTTGATACTCATGCAAACCTAAATTCAGCAAATAACATAAACAACTTGATACCAGAGGCATCAATTAACCATTCTGACACTGTAGTTCAGAAATCACCACCATATAGGGAGGGAGGGGACAAGGAAATCACAGTTGTAACCTGA